The nucleotide sequence ACGCTGCCCGACACGGCCCGGATCTCGACCCCGCCCGAGCCGTCCTCCACCTCCACGTCCCCCTCCACGCCCCGGATGTGGAGCTCCCCGGAGCCGTCGTCCACGCGCAGCCGACCGCTCACGTCCTCGATCCGGAGGGCGCCGGATCCGTCCCGCACCACCAGCTCACCCACGCCCCGGATCTCGGCCTCGCCGCTGCCGTCCTCCACCTCCGCCGCCATCCCGGCGGGGACGTCCACCTGGAGGTCGATGCGGGCGTACCGGTCCCGCCCCCAGCCACCGCCGTTCCAGTCGGGGTGGATCGTACGCAGCCGCCCTTCCGCTCCGGAGCGCTCGAGCGTGACGTCCAGCGCCTCCATCCGCTCCCGGTCGGAGGCGCAGAGCACCGCATGGACGCGAATGCCGGTCTCGCCTTCCCGTCCCTGCACGACCAGGCGCCCCGAATGGGCCTCGATGCGGATCCGGTCCAGATCCGCGGCGCCGAGGTCGAGATCCCGCTCCTCCCGGATCTCGCACCGCTGCTGTGCCTCGGCCGGCACGGCTCCGAAGGTCAGCGCCGCCAGCGCCATCGCGCTCCCCACCCCCACCGCTCGTCGCGTCGTCCTCGCCCGCATCGTCTCCTCCCGTCGTGTCCGGTTCGGACCCGATTGGACGGCTCGGCTCCGGGCGGGGTTGGAACGGGTCGGGGCGCGAGCGCCGCCTCAGCCGTCGACGAGGCGTGCCGACTCGATCCGGGTCAGATCGGGGAACTCGGCGTCCAGGTAGGCATTGCCCTGGATGACCGCCTGGGCCTGATAGGGCCCGCTCCCGCGGGGCGGGCCATCGCCGTAGCCCGCATGGAAGCGGGACACCACGTCGAGGCCCTCCACCACCTCGGCGAACGGCGCGAAGCCGCGCGCATCCAGCGAGGCGTTGTCACGCAGGTTCACGAAGACCTGCACGGTCCGGGAGTTGGGACCGCTGGCGGCGAAGCTCATGCGGCCGCGCGTGTTCGACTCCACCACCGGATCGTCGAGGATGGGGAAGCGGTGCCAGATGCGGGTGACGGTACCGTTGCCGTGCACCCCGAACTCCGCCACGAAGCCGTCCACCACGCGGTAGACGCGCGTGTCGTCGTAGTAGCCGGCGCGTACCAGGTTGTAGAAGCGATCGGCGCCGAGGGGCGCCCACTCCCGATGGGCCTCGATCACGAACGGGCCTGCGGACGTCTCGAAGCGCACGCGGAAGCGGTCCGGCGCCGTCTCGGTGAGGCGGCGCGGATCGAGCAGCGGATCGGCGGCCTGCGCCGGCGCCGCGTCGTTCCCGGAGGAGGCGTCTCTGCCCCCGCACCCGGTGACCAGCGCCGCCACGAGCAGCGGCAGGAGCCGGGCGTTCGGCACCCGAGCGATCCGGTCCTTCGTCCCCAGGGCGTTGCGCACGAGGGCTCGCTCTCCTCTTGTACGGGTTTCCAGATGGCGCCCTGAACCTACGTCCCCCCGTTGTGGGAGGCACCGTGACGCATCTCCGGACCCCGATCCTGCTCCTGGCCCTCACCCTCGCCGGCACCGGCTCCGCCGTCGCGCAGGAGGGCGCGGGCTACGTCCTGCCGAACGACGAGATCCAGCGGCTGTTCGCCACGGACAAGAACTTCGTGCAGCTCGACCACCTGAGCCCCGACGGAAACCACTTCCTGGTCCTGCACGAGACGGAGCTCAGCACGCTCGAGCGCATGGGCGAGCCGACGCTGCGCCTGGCGGAGCTGGAGCTCCGCCCCGCGGTGGACCGGATCTGGAACCACGACACGTACGGGGTCGACGGGCTGCGCATCTTCTCGCTCGCCCGCCTCGCCTACCGCAACGTCGAGGTCCCACAGGGCGCCTTCCTGAGCGATTTCATGTGGTCGCCCGCCGGCGACCGGGTCGCCTACCTCCAGCACGGCCGCGACCGCACCGAGGTGTGGGTGGCCGAGAGCGCCACCGGGCAGACCCGACGCGTCGCGGACGCCCGCGTCGTGGCGACGCTGGGCACCAGCGCACCGACCACCACACCGCGCGCGTCCGAC is from Gemmatimonadota bacterium and encodes:
- a CDS encoding peptidylprolyl isomerase yields the protein MRNALGTKDRIARVPNARLLPLLVAALVTGCGGRDASSGNDAAPAQAADPLLDPRRLTETAPDRFRVRFETSAGPFVIEAHREWAPLGADRFYNLVRAGYYDDTRVYRVVDGFVAEFGVHGNGTVTRIWHRFPILDDPVVESNTRGRMSFAASGPNSRTVQVFVNLRDNASLDARGFAPFAEVVEGLDVVSRFHAGYGDGPPRGSGPYQAQAVIQGNAYLDAEFPDLTRIESARLVDG